A genome region from Streptomyces pratensis includes the following:
- a CDS encoding ABC transporter permease, which produces MNTLAPARPSLRGPARVLLRQHRRALRSAAALLLTGIAFVVALRVWIAVRSSAELCPDGDVTPCGDEIYMSTYARTSTETFLADGGTVMLLLAALAGVFVAGPLIARELESGTYRMAWTQDVSPAQWLAVRLATPLAIVTSGVVILALVYRWGRSSVNGHPYAFGLDWYAKGVYPALGPVALGYTVLAVALGALCAVVVRRTLIAASVTFLLFGLVALAMGKLRYRLWPSVRLTGDGHPQGSVWHLDSGMLTASGQEVGREDCFTVDGFTDHVACMRARGGVTPFVDYHPASHFWPLQLVETGILLVLAAVAVTVAFRVLRRRTA; this is translated from the coding sequence ATGAACACACTTGCGCCTGCGCGCCCCTCCCTGCGCGGCCCTGCCCGGGTACTGCTGCGGCAGCACAGACGTGCGCTGCGATCGGCCGCCGCACTGCTCCTGACGGGCATTGCCTTCGTGGTGGCCCTGCGCGTCTGGATCGCGGTGCGCAGCTCCGCGGAACTGTGCCCCGACGGTGACGTCACCCCTTGCGGCGACGAAATCTACATGAGCACCTACGCCCGCACCTCCACCGAAACCTTTCTGGCGGACGGCGGCACGGTGATGCTCCTGCTCGCCGCCCTCGCCGGTGTGTTCGTGGCCGGCCCCCTGATCGCACGCGAGCTGGAGAGCGGCACGTACCGGATGGCCTGGACCCAGGACGTCTCACCCGCTCAGTGGCTGGCGGTCCGTCTGGCCACGCCCCTGGCAATCGTGACCTCCGGAGTGGTCATCCTGGCGCTGGTCTACCGCTGGGGCCGCTCGTCCGTGAACGGCCATCCGTACGCCTTCGGCCTCGACTGGTACGCGAAGGGCGTCTACCCCGCCCTCGGGCCCGTGGCCCTCGGATACACGGTTCTCGCCGTGGCACTCGGGGCGCTCTGCGCCGTGGTCGTGCGCCGGACACTGATCGCCGCGTCGGTCACCTTCCTCCTGTTCGGGCTGGTGGCACTCGCGATGGGCAAGCTCCGGTACCGCCTCTGGCCGTCGGTACGGCTCACCGGGGATGGGCACCCGCAGGGCTCCGTCTGGCACCTGGACTCCGGGATGCTCACCGCCTCGGGACAGGAGGTGGGCCGTGAGGACTGCTTCACCGTGGACGGATTCACCGACCATGTGGCCTGCATGCGCGCTCGCGGCGGAGTGACGCCGTTCGTCGACTACCACCCCGCCTCGCACTTCTGGCCCCTCCAGCTCGTCGAGACCGGCATCCTGCTCGTCCTCGCCGCCGTGGCCGTCACCGTCGCCTTCCGCGTCCTGCGCCGCCGCACCGCCTGA
- a CDS encoding ABC transporter ATP-binding protein, translating to MTGAAIEANGLGMTYGRKRGWALRDCAFRLPAGRICALVGPNGAGKSTLLSLAAGLLRPAEGSVRVLGSSPADARPRIAYVPQDKPLYPQLTVADTLWAGAELNPATWDRAAADRIAGPLPQDAKVRTLSGGQRTRLALALALGKRPELMLLDEPMADLDPLVRHQLMGVLMAEAAEHGTTIVMSSHILTELEGACDYLLLVDGGRVRLGGESEDIVAAHAVLTGQVRDLAPHTVVESRTTGRQLTALVRRQGPLDDTAWAVTEPSLEELLLAHLRSPEAPVLLTPSARAHEEATAA from the coding sequence ATGACAGGTGCCGCGATCGAGGCGAACGGCCTCGGCATGACCTACGGGCGAAAGCGCGGGTGGGCGCTGCGGGACTGCGCGTTCAGGCTGCCCGCCGGACGGATATGCGCTCTCGTCGGGCCCAACGGAGCCGGGAAGTCGACCCTGCTCTCCCTCGCCGCCGGCCTCCTCCGGCCGGCCGAGGGATCGGTGCGGGTGCTCGGCTCCTCACCCGCCGACGCCCGGCCCCGAATCGCGTACGTACCCCAGGACAAGCCGCTGTACCCGCAGCTCACCGTGGCCGACACCCTGTGGGCGGGGGCCGAGCTGAACCCCGCCACCTGGGACCGCGCGGCCGCCGACCGGATCGCCGGCCCGCTCCCCCAGGACGCCAAGGTCCGGACGCTCTCCGGCGGGCAGCGCACCCGCCTCGCCCTCGCGCTCGCGCTGGGCAAACGACCCGAACTGATGCTGCTGGACGAGCCGATGGCCGACCTCGACCCGCTCGTGCGTCATCAGCTGATGGGCGTGCTGATGGCCGAGGCCGCCGAGCACGGCACCACCATCGTGATGTCCTCGCACATCCTCACCGAGCTGGAAGGCGCCTGCGACTACCTCCTCCTCGTGGACGGCGGCCGGGTGCGTCTCGGCGGTGAGAGCGAGGACATCGTCGCCGCGCACGCCGTGCTCACCGGCCAGGTCCGCGACCTCGCCCCGCACACGGTCGTCGAGTCCCGCACGACGGGGCGTCAGCTGACCGCGCTGGTAAGGAGGCAGGGCCCGCTGGACGACACCGCCTGGGCCGTCACGGAGCCGTCGCTCGAAGAGCTGCTGCTGGCGCACCTCCGCTCGCCCGAGGCCCCGGTCCTGCTCACCCCGAGTGCCCGCGCCCACGAGGAGGCGACCGCCGCATGA
- the mshD gene encoding mycothiol synthase, with the protein MTTDAPLPSPGREIATLDALTPEQADAVLALLGEAAGTDGRQAVSEQGRLQLRGGHREGVRHFLLTVDGVLAGYAQLEDADPVEAPAAELVVDPAHRGRGHGRALGAALLAATGKRLRVWAHGGKSAARHLAQVLGLSLFRELRQLRRPLDSLDIAEPVLPPGVTVRTFVPGQDDAAWLTVNSAAFAHHPEQGSLGQRDLDDRKAEPWFDPDGFFLAERDGEIIGFHWTKVHTEEELGEVYVVGIRPDAQGGGLGKALTAIGLRYLAARGLPTAMLYVDADNPAALSVYERMGFATHEVDLMYRTES; encoded by the coding sequence ATGACGACTGACGCACCCCTCCCCTCCCCCGGGCGCGAGATCGCGACCCTCGACGCGCTCACCCCCGAGCAGGCCGACGCCGTCCTCGCGCTCCTCGGCGAGGCCGCCGGGACTGATGGCCGGCAGGCCGTCTCCGAGCAGGGGCGGCTGCAGTTGAGGGGCGGACACCGTGAGGGCGTCCGGCATTTCCTGCTCACCGTCGACGGAGTGCTGGCCGGATACGCGCAGCTGGAGGACGCCGATCCCGTCGAGGCCCCCGCAGCCGAGCTGGTCGTGGATCCCGCCCACCGGGGCCGCGGGCACGGCCGGGCCCTCGGTGCCGCGCTCCTCGCCGCGACCGGGAAGCGGCTGCGGGTCTGGGCGCACGGCGGCAAGTCGGCCGCCCGGCACCTCGCCCAGGTGCTCGGTCTGTCCCTCTTCCGCGAGCTGCGTCAGCTCCGCCGCCCACTGGACTCCCTCGACATCGCCGAGCCGGTCCTTCCGCCGGGCGTCACCGTCCGCACCTTCGTGCCGGGCCAGGACGACGCGGCCTGGCTCACCGTCAACAGCGCCGCTTTCGCCCACCACCCGGAGCAGGGCTCCCTCGGCCAGCGGGACCTCGACGACCGCAAGGCCGAGCCCTGGTTCGACCCTGACGGATTCTTCCTGGCCGAGCGCGACGGCGAGATCATCGGCTTCCACTGGACGAAGGTGCACACCGAGGAGGAGCTCGGCGAGGTCTACGTCGTCGGCATCCGGCCGGACGCCCAGGGCGGCGGACTCGGCAAAGCACTCACCGCGATCGGACTGCGGTACCTGGCCGCCCGTGGGCTGCCCACGGCGATGCTCTACGTGGACGCCGACAACCCGGCGGCCCTGTCGGTGTACGAACGGATGGGCTTCGCCACGCACGAGGTCGACCTCATGTACCGCACGGAGTCCTGA
- a CDS encoding RNA degradosome polyphosphate kinase, with the protein MSQQPSSEVPVQPTQPSVGSLAAHRPHAVAGSVPAGLSTAADLDPDLDNDPDAYEPETDGDELPQGRFLDRERSWLAFNERVLELAEDPATPLLERANFLAIFASNLDEFFMVRVAGLKRRIATGVATRSASGLQPREVLDLIWTRSRELMARHAACYQQDVAPALSDEGIQLVRWPDLTEKEQARLFTFFRQRVFPVLTPLAVDPAHPFPYISGLSLNLAVVVRNPVSGHRHFARVKVPPLLTRFLEASPQRYVPIEDIIAAHLEELFPGMEVLAHHMFRVTRNEDLEVEEDDAENLLQALEKELMRRRFGPPVRLEVEESIDPYVLDLLVRELKISETELYPLPGPLDLTGLFGIASLDRPELKYPKFIAGTHRDLAEVESASAPDIFAALRERDVLLHHPYDSFSTSVQAFLEQAAGDPDVLAIKQTLYRTSGDSPIVDALIDAAESGKQVLVLVEIKARFDEQANIKWARKLEESGCHVVYGLVGLKTHCKLSLVVRQEGDTLRRYSHVGTGNYHPKTARLYEDLGLLTADPQVGADLSDLFNRLSGYSRRETYRRLLVAPKSLRDGLIARINKEITHHRAGRSAYVRIKVNSMVDEAVIDACYRAGQAGVPVDIWVRGICAIRPGVSGLSENVRVRSILGRFLEHSRLFAFGNGGEPEVWFGSADMMHRNLDRRIEALVRVTDPAHRAALSRLLETGMSDTTSSWHLGPDGNWTRHSTDADGQPLRHVQEMLIDARRRRRATP; encoded by the coding sequence ATGAGCCAGCAGCCCAGCTCCGAGGTCCCGGTCCAGCCCACCCAGCCGTCGGTCGGCTCCCTCGCCGCCCACCGGCCGCACGCCGTCGCGGGTTCCGTGCCCGCAGGTCTGTCCACAGCCGCCGATCTGGACCCCGACCTGGACAACGACCCGGACGCGTACGAGCCCGAGACGGACGGCGACGAACTGCCGCAGGGCCGGTTCCTCGACCGGGAGCGCAGCTGGCTCGCTTTCAACGAACGCGTTCTGGAACTCGCCGAGGACCCCGCCACACCACTACTCGAACGGGCTAATTTCCTGGCGATCTTCGCCTCGAACCTGGACGAGTTCTTCATGGTCCGCGTCGCCGGCCTCAAGCGCCGTATCGCGACCGGTGTCGCCACCCGTTCCGCGTCCGGGCTGCAGCCCCGCGAGGTCCTCGACCTCATCTGGACCCGCTCCCGCGAGCTCATGGCCCGCCACGCCGCCTGCTACCAGCAGGACGTCGCGCCCGCCCTGTCCGACGAGGGCATCCAGCTCGTCCGCTGGCCCGATCTGACCGAGAAGGAACAGGCCCGCCTCTTCACCTTCTTCCGGCAGCGGGTCTTCCCCGTGCTGACCCCGCTGGCCGTGGACCCCGCGCACCCGTTCCCGTACATCTCCGGGCTCTCGCTGAACCTCGCCGTCGTCGTGCGCAACCCCGTCAGCGGCCACCGGCACTTCGCCCGCGTCAAGGTGCCGCCGCTGCTCACCCGCTTCCTGGAGGCGTCCCCGCAGCGTTACGTCCCCATAGAGGACATCATCGCGGCCCACCTCGAAGAGCTCTTCCCGGGCATGGAGGTCCTCGCCCACCACATGTTCCGGGTCACCAGGAACGAGGACCTGGAGGTCGAGGAGGACGACGCCGAGAATCTTCTCCAGGCCCTGGAGAAGGAACTCATGCGGCGCCGCTTCGGCCCGCCGGTCCGCCTGGAGGTCGAGGAGTCCATCGACCCGTACGTCCTGGACCTGCTCGTACGCGAACTGAAGATCTCCGAGACCGAGCTCTACCCGCTGCCGGGTCCGCTCGACCTCACCGGACTGTTCGGCATCGCCTCGCTGGACCGGCCCGAGCTGAAGTACCCCAAGTTCATCGCCGGCACCCACCGCGACCTCGCCGAGGTCGAGTCCGCCTCCGCGCCCGACATATTCGCGGCGCTGCGCGAGCGGGACGTGCTGCTGCACCACCCCTACGACTCCTTTTCCACCTCCGTCCAGGCGTTCCTGGAGCAGGCGGCGGGCGACCCGGACGTCCTCGCGATCAAGCAGACCCTGTACCGGACCTCCGGCGACTCCCCGATAGTGGACGCCCTGATCGACGCGGCCGAATCCGGCAAGCAGGTCCTCGTGCTCGTCGAGATCAAGGCCCGCTTCGACGAGCAGGCCAACATCAAGTGGGCCCGCAAGCTGGAGGAGTCCGGCTGCCACGTCGTCTACGGCCTCGTCGGCCTCAAGACGCACTGCAAGCTGTCGCTCGTCGTCCGTCAGGAGGGCGACACGCTGCGCCGCTACTCCCACGTCGGCACCGGCAACTACCACCCCAAGACGGCGCGGCTCTACGAGGACCTCGGCCTGCTGACCGCCGACCCGCAGGTCGGGGCCGACCTCTCCGACCTCTTCAACCGGCTCTCCGGCTACTCCCGCCGCGAGACCTACCGCCGGCTGCTGGTCGCCCCGAAGTCCCTGCGCGACGGGCTGATCGCCCGCATCAACAAGGAGATCACCCACCACCGCGCGGGCCGCTCCGCCTACGTGCGCATCAAGGTCAACTCGATGGTCGACGAAGCGGTCATCGACGCCTGCTACCGGGCGGGCCAGGCCGGGGTGCCGGTCGACATCTGGGTACGGGGGATCTGCGCGATCCGCCCCGGCGTCAGCGGTCTCTCCGAGAACGTGCGGGTCCGCTCGATACTGGGCCGCTTCCTCGAACACTCCCGGCTCTTCGCCTTCGGCAACGGCGGCGAGCCCGAAGTATGGTTCGGCAGCGCCGACATGATGCACCGTAACCTCGACCGCCGGATCGAAGCACTGGTCCGCGTCACCGACCCCGCGCATCGCGCCGCCCTCAGCAGGCTCCTGGAAACAGGCATGTCCGACACCACCTCCTCCTGGCACCTGGGCCCCGACGGAAACTGGACCCGGCACTCCACGGACGCGGACGGGCAACCGCTGAGGCACGTACAAGAGATGCTCATTGACGCCCGGAGGCGCCGGCGTGCGACGCCCTGA
- a CDS encoding CHAD domain-containing protein — MRRPDHQTTTLSAEAVLAPYLREQAACFLRGLRLHREHSAPVDAGAQNADEAARALRHAARRISGTLHTFRAALEPAWADQLRAELAWLSGTLAREHAYATRLGRLLEALHQLSGTSLPAARSATSGDGPSESDKERAALGVGAARAGALLERRLTLARTRAHSAALQALGSSRFHAVADAVALLASDVPLAPSASEPAAVVLHAPAELAEQRMLDAVAALPPDEAVEPYNEALDALWHQARLLLRLHRYAHEMLRGTPDPALSGSGHALDLHRDAAEAAAAASAAARTPRIAPTTAYALGVLHADQRHEVEAARAVFRETWPYAAVTAP, encoded by the coding sequence GTGCGACGCCCTGACCACCAGACGACGACCCTCTCCGCGGAAGCGGTCCTCGCGCCCTACCTGCGCGAACAGGCCGCCTGCTTCCTGCGGGGCCTCCGGCTGCACCGCGAGCACAGCGCTCCCGTGGACGCCGGCGCGCAGAACGCCGACGAGGCGGCGCGCGCGCTGCGCCACGCGGCACGCCGGATCAGCGGCACCCTGCACACCTTCCGGGCAGCACTCGAACCCGCCTGGGCCGACCAGCTCCGTGCGGAACTGGCCTGGCTCTCCGGAACCCTCGCCCGCGAACACGCGTACGCCACACGGCTCGGCCGGCTCCTGGAGGCCCTGCACCAGCTCTCCGGGACCTCCCTGCCGGCGGCCCGGTCCGCCACCTCCGGGGACGGCCCGAGCGAGAGCGACAAGGAGCGGGCGGCGCTCGGCGTCGGCGCGGCCCGGGCAGGAGCGCTCCTGGAACGCCGGCTGACCCTCGCCCGGACCCGCGCGCACTCGGCGGCACTCCAGGCGCTGGGCTCCTCCCGCTTCCACGCCGTCGCCGACGCCGTCGCGCTGCTCGCCTCGGACGTCCCCCTGGCGCCCTCGGCCTCGGAACCGGCCGCCGTGGTGCTCCACGCCCCGGCCGAGCTCGCGGAGCAGCGGATGCTGGACGCGGTGGCCGCGCTCCCGCCCGACGAGGCGGTGGAACCCTACAACGAGGCCCTCGACGCACTCTGGCACCAGGCCCGCCTCCTGCTGCGGCTGCACCGCTACGCCCACGAGATGCTGCGGGGCACCCCCGATCCGGCCCTGTCCGGATCGGGACACGCCCTGGACCTGCACCGGGACGCCGCGGAGGCCGCCGCCGCCGCATCCGCGGCGGCGCGCACCCCGCGCATCGCCCCGACGACTGCGTACGCCCTCGGTGTGCTCCACGCCGACCAGCGGCACGAGGTGGAGGCGGCCCGCGCCGTGTTCCGGGAGACCTGGCCCTACGCGGCCGTGACCGCGCCATGA
- a CDS encoding GntR family transcriptional regulator produces MAESAALEFRIDRRSGVATYLQIVQQTKQALRLGVLEPGDRLPTAREVVEATAINPNTVLKAYRELEREGLVEARRGLGTFVRRTLGSAAVTTDPPLRAELSEWTRRARAAGLDRDDVSALFTDVLDSTFKGEKH; encoded by the coding sequence ATGGCAGAGTCCGCAGCGCTCGAATTCCGCATCGACCGCCGCAGCGGCGTCGCCACCTACCTCCAGATCGTGCAGCAGACCAAGCAGGCACTCCGCCTGGGTGTGCTGGAGCCGGGAGACCGGCTGCCCACGGCCCGCGAGGTCGTCGAGGCCACGGCGATCAATCCGAACACCGTGCTCAAGGCCTACCGCGAACTGGAACGCGAAGGCCTCGTCGAGGCCCGCCGCGGCCTCGGCACCTTCGTCCGCCGGACCCTCGGCAGCGCGGCGGTCACCACCGACCCTCCGCTGCGCGCCGAGCTGTCCGAGTGGACCCGCAGGGCACGCGCCGCCGGGCTCGACAGGGACGACGTGAGCGCGCTCTTCACCGACGTACTGGACAGCACATTCAAGGGGGAGAAGCACTGA